The nucleotide window TGCTCACTGCCTGGAAGTAGGCAGTTTCTTCTCCCTGGCCCAGAACCGGGTTCACCAGCCTAAAAATAGGGAAAAGGGCAGTGACATTTACGTTTTCTGTGAAGGTTATTTGAAGAAGTGGATGAAAAGTGCCCACCTTGTGAGTGTTCAACAGAGATGTTTATGATTATCTTTGTTACTAATCTCTGTCTACAGCACCTCATTAATAAAGACAATTGAAAGGCTGGGAGTTAAAATGTCTGTTGAGTACAATCCAGcttacctcattttttttttttttacggtacacgggcctctcattgctgtggcgtctcccgctgcggagcacaggctccggacgcgcaggctcagcggccatggctcacgggcccagctgctccgcggcatgtgggatcttcccggaccggggcacgaacccgtgtcccctgcatcggcaggcggactctcaaccactgcgccaccagggaagccccagcttacCTCATTTTTATGCAAAGACTATTTATACCCAGGATAGAAATGTAGCGAATGGAATCTTTCCAACAGATACCAAGATGGAGAACACCCTTCAAAGAATCCCAGCCTTGGTGGCCAGTGGTATATAAGAAATGTTTGGGCATCACGTTGAATGGGGGAAAGAGAGGCATGGAGAATTCTTTGGGGTTGAGGAAGGTTCTCACTTGCTTTGtgtcttgaaattttaaaagaatctccCTGTGATGCAGCCCAGTGTGGGAGTCATCCCTGAAAGTGACAGACACTTAAACACCAAATATAGCTTCTGAATTCTGTGAGGGAAATGGGTTGAAATTTGTGAACAGTGCTAAATatgaggagaaaaacagaattttatttctgtgcttaATGGCATTGCCTCAGTCAGAACCTGTGTTGAACTTAGCTAAGCTTGAGGAAACAGGAGTTATCAAAAtatacttggggcttccctggtggcgcagtggttgagagtccgcctgccgatgcaggggacgcgggttcgtgccccggtccgggaagatcccacatgccgcggagcggctgggcacgtgagccatggccgctgagcctgcgcgtctggagcctgtgctctacgacgggagaggccacagcagtgagaggcccgcgtaccgcaaaaaaaaaaaaaaaaaaaaaaaaaaaaattcctcaaaatATACTTGGAAAGGGGCCAATGGGATTATGGTTTGGTTCGCAAAGTCCCTGGAAAATGGCTGGGGCTAATTGCCATCTGGGAATCATCCTCTTTGGGAAGAACCTAGAAGAAAATACTTCCTGGTAGCTGCTGCCATGATGAGGACAGGGTTATTTGCAACTGACCCATGTTTACTTTTTCCCTGGCTCCAAGTTCCCAAAGAGCCCACAGCGCCACCCTAGTGGCTCTTAGACTTGGAAATGTCCAAATTCCCAGGGCTGGGTGCCTCACTCTCCACTCACATTCTCAAATTGAGTGTTTTTAAGCCAATTTGCTGAGCTGAGCCCATCTTTCCGGGAAGTAAGGAGCTCAAAGATAACATTGTCTTCTCTTAGTTACTCCCTATAAATTTCTAGACTCCAtccagagaaaaaattttaatctaagcCTACCGAatagggaagaaaacaaacatattttaCACTGTTTGGGTCATTCACAGGGTCACTTAATGTACACTCAGCTGCATACTCCTCAGCCCCCATCCTTACTTCTCATTGTGATTATTACCTGACCACCATCAGAGAAGCCATGACTTAAGCCTGGAGGACCAACACATCCCCAGTTGcatttctcttgctctttgaTCAGTTCATGATCTGCTACATTACCCACATAATACTTAAATGGCAACTTGAcacaaggactttttttttttaacctttttattggagtataattgctttacaatgctgtgttcgtgtctgctttataacaaagtgaatcagctatacatatacatatatccccatatctcctccttagGACTTCTTTATATTGGGGCTTTGCGGGGAAAGAAACCACTGtttttagaaagttttaaaaattctgggaCATTTTGATTACTTTGATCTGGCTGAAGATCCCCCAACAATAATGCTTttggtattattattctcattcagGAAGAGATTAAACCCTTCCTGTCTCACATGCAGAGCTACAACTGTCCATATTAGTAAAACTCAGTGTTTGTGGAGTGAATCAGGAATGATTCCTTGACTCTcttgccacccccaccccccattctttctctttcttgaatGAATATCTGATTCAGTCAACTCATCTGAAGAAAGACAAAGATCCAATCAGGATTAACCTGATGGACAGTCTAGAATCTAATTATGTATAACTTTCTGATTGGAAGATAGTAGTTGAAAAGGGGGATGATGTGATTAGAAAGTTCTACAAAAGCCTCAGGTACCAAAGAAGAGATGCAGAATTTTCTTGCTCTGGTGTCACTGCCTGGGCTCTCCAACAGAACTGAGGTCTGAATACCCTGCCAATCACATCAGAGCTGGTAAGTTAACAATCTCAGTTAAGGACACCCAAATCTCATCTATGGTAATCTGGTCTTGAATGATGACATGCAGCTAGGGATGGCAGggagattttcctttttcttccttttcaatgaatggattaaatgtttttgttttgcctcTAAGTGTAGCTTTACCTTAATACCAAACATTTTGATCTGCACTTTGatgtatatcattttaaaatatcttaaccAACAAGATTTACTTTTGAATGACAAACATCTATctatttggaattttatttcttgacatttaaaatatttagtttgtgCACAAATGACACTCATATTAAGGGTATCTCCTTAATCTTTCCCAACCAGGTTAACTGTGGAAACTGAAGATGGAGGCTGTGTTGGTCCACAGAGCTCTCCTATTCCCATAGTCTTAGGACATTAAGTGATGGTCTGAGAGTTTGCCCCCAAAAAAGATTGGGGTCAGCTTTCAGGCTCATGATTCCCACCTCCCAGCAAGACATaaataagcaaagaaatggaTGGACATGGACAGGCTACTGGTTGATATTTCCATCTCCATGGTACTTGTGAGACTCTTCTTATGGTGCCAGAAGGGGCAGAGCTATGACTTTGTGTCAACAGAGACCAGAGTGGAATTCGGATAAACAGAGGCTCTTCCACTGTTGCTGGAGCAGTGACCTTGGCCCTGAATTGGTCCCTCTGAAGGGTAAGGGGACACATGAAGGTCTGCTCATGCTTGGCTTGAGAAGGATGACTTATCCCTGCAAATATTCACAGGATTCCTTCTGGAGCAGAGTCAACATGAGTGTCTGGAACCCACTCAGACTCCTGGACCTGGCAGCAACGGGTCTGCTGAGGGATGAGACCTCGGTCATCTCCATTGTGGAGTATCTGCCCACCGAGCTCTTCCCACCACTGTTCATTTTGGCCTTCTATGGGAGACACAGTGAGGCCCTGAAGGCCATGGTGCAAGCCTGGCCCTTTGTCCGCCTGCCTCTGGGGGGTCTGATGCAGACGCCTCACCGGGGGACCTTACAAGCAGTGTTGGACGGTACTGATGTCCTAGTTGCCCAGCAGGATCGCCCCAGGTGAGTCTGATCCAGGTATCCTGGTAGAGTCCTAGACATCCTTGAGAGGCAGCTGGTGTCATAAGAGTGGATGGCCGGTTGATGGACTAGAGGCTTCTGATGATGCCAAATGAAGAGGCTCAGAGGCCTTGGCCATTGCTGAGTTCCAGAAATGTAGGAGTACCTAAGATGAAAGGGCACTTGAAGGAACATGTCCCCACATCTTTCTAGTGATGCTTAAGGTACTAGAAGTGGAGACCAGGAAGGATGGAAGTGGAAACAAGATGGAGGAAGGTGaggtggagagggaagaagagggcAAGGCAGCAGGTGATGTCAGGGATGAGAAGTAAAAGCTCGGGTGGGAAACGAGTGCTGCCTAAATGCTGAGACTGTGGTTTCATTATGTGTGGCTCTCAAGCCATCGCTGCCAATCTGCTGTTTCCCCACAGGAGGTGCAGGCTGCGGGTGCTGGATTTAAGGCATACTGGGCAGTATTTCTGGAGAATGTGGTCTGGATCCAGTTACCATGTGCACTCAAGCTCACTGATGGCACAAGTGGCTGAGGACAGGTCAAGAACAAAGCAGCCGTTAGCTCTGTTGGAGGTGTTTGTAGAACTTCACCTCAAGGAAAGTAACCTGGATGAATTCCTCATCTACCTTATCCGGTGGGTGGAGCAGAGAAAAGGTTCCATACACTTGTGCTGTAAGAAGCTGAAGATCATTACAATGcccacagaaaacatcaaggAAGTCCTGAGTAGGGTGCAGCTGGACTGTATCCAGGAGGTGCAAGTGAATTGCACCTGGCATCTGTCCACCCTGGCCATGTTTGCTCCTCTCCTGGGCCAGATGAGTAACGTGCAGAGACTCCTTCTCTCCCATGTCTACCTGTCTGCCTTtgaggagcagcagcagcagcatgttTTCCAATTTACCTCTCAGTTCCTCAGGCTGCACCACCTCCGGGATCTCCGTATGGAATCTCCCTCCTTTCTTGAAGGCTGCCTGGACCAAATGCTCAGGTAAGTGTGGCCACACTGGCTGAATAACAATAAACACAATAGAATGTGAATGCATTGTCTCCTTTGCTGctctatctttttttgttttgttttgcggtacgtgggcctctcactgttgtggcctctcccgttgtggagcacaggctccggacatgcagcctcagcggccatggctcacgagtccagccgctctgcggcatgtgggatattcccggaccggggcatgaacccacttcccctgcatcggcaggcggactctcaaccactgcgccaccagggaagccccagctgctCTATCTTGAAGTGTGGTATAACATACCACACAAATCAAGGTAGAGGGCTAAACTGGCAGAGAGGCTCTGGAAAAGGACACCATGGTACAGATTAGACCATTCAGATCTATCAATGGAGATTTTGTGATTTCTGCCTTAAGAAGAGATATCTATCTTTAATCAGATGACCTAGTAAAATATGTAAGCTGACctgaacatttttaaagagaagctCTGTGCTCACCCGTTTAGTGACCACAGTGAGCCTGTCTCAAATTCATTTCAGCAAAAGTTGTGCTGTGCTCCAGATAAGGTAATTAACATATGGGAAACGCATGATTCTGGAGAGGATGGTTAAGGAGCTAGAGCCAAAAGGATTATAAAAAGGtgtaggtgggcttccctggtggcgcagttgttgagagtccgcctgccgatgcagcggacacgggttcgtgccccggtccaggaagatcccacatgccgcggagcggctgggcctgtgagccatggccgctgagcctgcccgtccggagcctgtgctccgcaacacgagaggccacaacagtgagaggtccgtgtaccgcaaaaaaaaaaaaaaagggggggtagGTGATTTGCAGGTGATGCAGGGGTGTAAGTGAGCCCCTGTAGACTGGAAAATCACAGTTGATGATTTGGGAACTTGTACAGGTTGGTTTTCTATGCTTATCACCCAGGACTGTCACTTGGCCTGAGATATAGGTGCTAGGGGCCCAAGCATGGACTGAAGGAACCTGagttgaaagcattttttttcgTGTCTCCCAATATTAAAATTCAGTGGTGCCAATTGATTGAAACTCTGTGTAAGACTCTCCTCTGAGCATGTTTTAGTCCACGCCGTAATCTTCATTCATCCTCATAAGGAAGTAGAGTAAATTTTATTCtgcttgacagatgaggaaagagcTTTCAAGATTCTGTGAACTTGACCCAGTCACACAAGGAAGATGAAAGGACTCAGGCTAAAATAAGATTGGGTATTCTGGGTATTGACCTTTATCTGATGGTCAGAACAACCTTGACCTTGGGCTTTTCTCTCACCTGGAGTTTACCTGCCACTCCAGTTTTCAAGACCTAATTCATTGGTTTCTCTCCAGCTGCCTGAAGACCCCCTTGGACAACCTCTCAATAACCAACTGCCAGCTTACAGATTCAGACTTGCTCCATCTGTCCCAGTGCCCGAACATCAGTCAGCTAAAAGGCCTGGATCTGAGTGGTGTCACTCTGACCAACTTTAGTCCTGAGCTCCTCCAAGTTCTGCTGGAGAAGGTTGCAGCCACACTCCAGGAACTGGACTTAGGTCTGTGTGGGATCATGGACCCCCAAGTTGAGGCCATCCTGCCTGCCCTGAGCCACTGTTCTCAGCTCAGGACCTTCAGCATGTGTGGGAACCTCCTCTCCATGGCCATCATGGAGAAGCTGCTGCAACATACCTCCGGGCTGCTCAGTTTAAGTCAAGAGCTGTATCCTGCCCCTCGGGAGAGTTACAGCCCTCAGGGACATTTCCACCCAGAGAGACTTGTCCAGCTTCAGGCTGGGCTGTTGAAGATTCTTAGAGACTTAGGACGTCCCAGGACCATCTGGATTAGCTCCAGCCCCTGTCCTTACTGTGGAGAAAACACATTCTATCATCCTGAGCCTGTTGTATACAGCTATAATACCCCTGCCTAATTGGTATTCTGCCTAGTTCTCTATCAAAAACTTTCTTCTGAGCACCTGGACTGTGAAATCTAGGCAAAGCTGCATCCTGAAGGGAAAACTGACCCATGGTTTCCAACATGTGATCAATGTGAACGGGGAAAGGAAAGGTGATCCAGCAAGGGTGCAGGATTGCAGGGGGAAATCTTGACGCAGGTAGTTGATGGGACATTCAGGAATATGTGTTTATAGAGTCTGAAATATTGATCTAAATTTCTGGAAGGAAGTTCAGGCTTGAGATACACATGTTGGAGTTATCCCTGGGTGGATGGCTGTAAATAAATGGTCAGAAATAAAGAGACCCCCAGTGTAAACCGACTGCTGCCCCCCATGATGTATTATTCTGTTTTTGCAGTTCATATCTCAGTCATCTTCAgttactggttaaaaaaaaaaaaaaggcactgagtTGTCTATAATCTGAAACCTTACCCTTCCCGcaaattcttttttctatctGGGGCATCTCTTACTGCATTGCTTATTTCTGTGGCTGTTCAGTGGGTTAATAAACACAACAAGGGGAACATACTCAGTGGCCAATGAGCCAATAGCATGAAGAGTTCTTGGCAGGGTCCTCACTGCTGGCTCAGGCCATGATCCTGGACATGAGCAGTCCTCACGGTTCTCCTGGTGGGTTCTTTAGTCTCAGTTTCTGGTCTTTGTATGTGCTGGGAAAAAGCTTCACTACACAAGGCAATGCCCATGGTTCTGGAAGGTGTATCTATACAGCTAAGCTGAGCCTCTGGTCCTCACCAACCCATACCTGTCATGGGTGGGTAGTGGTCCTTCTTGAATTAATCTAGTTGTGGTCAGTATAGACATCCAAATTCCTTTtagcaaaaatttaaaaccacGTAGGCATGTAAcatgtttttagtatttttatagtgtgttaaaaattataccatttgggctttcctgg belongs to Pseudorca crassidens isolate mPseCra1 chromosome 2, mPseCra1.hap1, whole genome shotgun sequence and includes:
- the LOC137220229 gene encoding PRAME family member 15-like; the protein is MSVWNPLRLLDLAATGLLRDETSVISIVEYLPTELFPPLFILAFYGRHSEALKAMVQAWPFVRLPLGGLMQTPHRGTLQAVLDGTDVLVAQQDRPRRCRLRVLDLRHTGQYFWRMWSGSSYHVHSSSLMAQVAEDRSRTKQPLALLEVFVELHLKESNLDEFLIYLIRWVEQRKGSIHLCCKKLKIITMPTENIKEVLSRVQLDCIQEVQVNCTWHLSTLAMFAPLLGQMSNVQRLLLSHVYLSAFEEQQQQHVFQFTSQFLRLHHLRDLRMESPSFLEGCLDQMLSCLKTPLDNLSITNCQLTDSDLLHLSQCPNISQLKGLDLSGVTLTNFSPELLQVLLEKVAATLQELDLGLCGIMDPQVEAILPALSHCSQLRTFSMCGNLLSMAIMEKLLQHTSGLLSLSQELYPAPRESYSPQGHFHPERLVQLQAGLLKILRDLGRPRTIWISSSPCPYCGENTFYHPEPVVYSYNTPA